In a single window of the Populus alba chromosome 16, ASM523922v2, whole genome shotgun sequence genome:
- the LOC118037587 gene encoding putative receptor protein kinase ZmPK1 — translation MIIVLTKQHTSCKPILGLMGSSQTSIPPKINCFLTVLFLFLSTSSAQNVLRRGSSLSVEDDSDILISPDKTFSCGFYGLGQNAYWFSIWFTNSKDRTVVWMANRDRPANGRGSRVSLRRDGAMVLTDVDGSIIWETNTTSTDVGRAELLDTGNLVLKDPGGKILWQSFDFPTDTLLPNQLFTKRTKLVARLHSGSYASGYFSFFFDNDNVLRLIYDGPDISSIYWPNPDFNPFGNGRTNYNSSRTAVFDEMGHFISSDLLQFSAPDTGLLRIKRRLTMDHDGNLRLYSLNNETGLWVISWQALSQLCNVHGICGINSICVNTPDPKCSCPPGYEITEPGNWNKGCKPMFNSTLSQSQQVKFVLLPHVDYWGFDLNYSESTTFNSCMKLCLGDYRCKAFSYRLDGKALCYTKGVLFNGYQSPSFPGNIYLRLPDSVETSQLGILNGTDLICQSAESETTIGSPSMYNFNTKRTRWVYFYSFASAIGLVEILFVVSGWWFLFGKRGSPNLAEDGYNLVLSPFRRFTYTELKKATNNFKEELGRGGSGAVYKGILTDERVVAVKRLENMNQGEDVFWAEVSTIGKINHMNLVRMWGFCSEGKHRLLVYEYMEYQSLDKHLFSPTFLEWKDRFKAALGIAKGLAYLHHECLEWVIHCDVKPGNILLDSEFEPKIADFGLAKLSQRGGNSSDFSQIRGTKGYMAPEWATNLPITAKVDVYSYGVVVLEIVKGIPLSNWVIEGREEDDESDLTRFVRVVKRKIQCGETSWIEEVVDPRLNGQFNRSQATTIVELGMSCVEEDRNKRPTMDSAVQALLECLDES, via the coding sequence ATGATAATTGTTCTTACCAAACAACATACAAGTTGCAAGCCAATCCTGGGCCTCATGGGGAGTTCTCAAACTTCAATCCCTCCAAAAATAAACTGTTTCCTCActgttttgttcttgtttctttcaACTTCAAGTGCCCAGAACGTTTTGCGAAGAGGTTCATCTCTATCAGTAGAAGATGATTCAGACATCCTTATCTCACCAGATAAAACATTCTCTTGTGGATTCTATGGGCTGGGACAAAATGCTTATTGGTTCTCTATTTGGTTCACCAATTCCAAGGACAGGACTGTGGTTTGGATGGCCAACAGAGACAGACCTGCTAATGGCCGAGGTTCAAGAGTTTCTCTACGACGAGACGGTGCAATGGTCTTGACAGATGTTGATGGCTCCATCATATGGGAGACTAACACCACCTCCACTGATGTTGGAAGAGCAGAGCTTCTGGACACTGGTAACCTTGTTCTAAAAGACCCTGGTGGTAAGATTCTATGGCAAAGCTTTGATTTTCCTACTGATACACTTCTTCCAAACCAGTTATTTACTAAGAGGACAAAGCTGGTTGCTAGATTGCATAGCGGGTCTTATGCCTCTGgatattttagtttcttttttgataatgataatgtGCTGAGGTTGATATATGATGGTCCTGATATTTCAAGCATATACTGGCCTAATCCTGATTTTAATCCGTTCGGAAATGGTAGAACAAATTATAATAGCAGCAGAACTGCAGTTTTTGATGAAATGGGCCATTTTATATCTAGTGATTTGCTCCAGTTCAGCGCTCCTGACACGGGTTTATTAAGGATCAAAAGGAGGCTAACAATGGACCATGATGGGAATCTCAGGCTTTATAGCCTGAACAATGAAACTGGATTGTGGGTGATATCATGGCAAGCTCTTTCTCAGCTTTGTAATGTTCATGGAATTTGTGGGATAAACTCGATTTGTGTAAATACACCGGACCCCAAGTGTTCATGCCCACCTGGCTATGAGATCACTGAGCCTGGTAATTGGAATAAAGGCTGCAAGCCTATGTTCAACAGCACTCTTTCACAGTCTCAGCAAGTGAAGTTTGTGCTGTTGCCCCATGTAGATTACTGGGGATTTGATCTTAATTACAGTGAATCCACTACATTCAACTCCTGCATGAAGCTCTGCTTGGGGGATTATCGGTGTAAAGCATTCAGCTATAGGCTAGATGGGAAAGCACTTTGCTACACAAAAGGCGTGCTTTTCAATGGTTACCAGTCCCCAAGTTTTCCAGGCAATATATATCTGAGATTGCCAGATAGTGTTGAGACATCTCAACTAGGTATTCTTAATGGCACTGACCTCATTTGCCAGTCTGCTGAATCAGAAACAACGATCGGTTCTCCTTCTATGTATAACTTCAACACTAAGAGGACGAGATGGGTTTATTTTTACTCATTTGCTTCTGCCATTGGACTTGTTGAAATTCTCTTTGTAGTTTCAGGTTGGTGGTTTCTTTTCGGAAAGCGTGGTTCGCCAAATTTGGCGGAAGACGGATATAATCTGGTATTAAGTCCATTTAGGAGGTTTACTTACACTGAGCTCAAGAAGGCGACGAATAACTTCAAGGAAGAGCTGGGAAGGGGAGGTTCTGGAGCCGTATATAAGGGCATTTTGACAGATGAAAGGGTTGTAGCTGTGAAGAGACTGGAAAACATGAACCAAGGGGAAGATGTATTTTGGGCAGAAGTGAGCACAATTGGAAAAATCAATCACATGAACCTGGTGAGAATGTGGGGGTTCTGTTCAGAGGGCAAACACAGACTCCTAGTCTATGAGTACATGGAATATCAATCACTGGACAAGCATCTATTCTCCCCAACGTTTCTTGAATGGAAAGACAGGTTTAAAGCGGCCTTAGGGATAGCTAAGGGCTTGGCTTATCTTCATCACGAGTGTTTAGAATGGGTTATACATTGTGATGTGAAGCCAGGAAATATTCTTTTGGACAGTGAATTTGAACCCAAGATTGCAGATTTTGGGCTTGCCAAGTTGTCTCAGAGGGGTGGTAATAGCTCTGACTTCTCTCAGATTCGAGGAACCAAGGGTTACATGGCTCCAGAGTGGGCTACAAATCTTCCTATCACTGCAAAAGTTGATGTTTATAGTTATGGAGTTGTGGTTCTAGAGATAGTGAAAGGAATCCCACTCTCAAATTGGGTCATAGAGGGCAGGGAAGAGGATGATGAATCAGATCTAACACGGTTTGTCAGAGTTGTGAAAAGGAAAATTCAGTGCGGAGAGACCTCTTGGATAGAAGAAGTAGTGGATCCAAGATTGAATGGTCAGTTTAACAGGAGCCAAGCAACAACGATTGTTGAACTTGGCATGTCTTGTGTAGAGGAAGATAGAAACAAGAGACCAACAATGGATTCAGCAGTCCAAGCTCTATTAGAATGTCTAGATGAATCTTAA